A region of Pedosphaera parvula Ellin514 DNA encodes the following proteins:
- the pyrF gene encoding orotidine-5'-phosphate decarboxylase: MQNPIIVALDVPNVQTALDLAAQVAPVVGAFKIGSELFTSAGPDIVRRIRATGAAVFLDLKFNDIPNTVAKAVSAATRLDVQMLTIHTSGGSEMMRAAEQAAQQTALQSGRNAPLVLGVTVLTSMDSNNLSEIGVQANVGHQVERLATLASQSGLRGLVCSPLEINALRQILPASMQLVTPGIRTGAEKADDQKRTLTPKEALAAGANWLVIGRPIYASENPRAAAEKILTSIS; the protein is encoded by the coding sequence ATGCAGAATCCTATCATTGTCGCGCTGGACGTCCCCAACGTCCAAACAGCACTCGATTTGGCCGCGCAGGTGGCACCTGTAGTTGGCGCATTCAAAATCGGCAGCGAACTTTTTACCAGCGCCGGACCTGACATCGTCCGGCGTATTCGCGCCACCGGTGCCGCTGTATTTCTGGATCTTAAGTTTAATGATATCCCAAACACCGTTGCCAAAGCCGTTTCCGCAGCCACCCGGTTGGATGTGCAGATGCTCACCATTCACACCAGCGGTGGTTCTGAGATGATGCGGGCCGCGGAACAGGCCGCACAACAAACTGCCCTTCAATCCGGCCGCAATGCTCCGCTCGTTTTAGGCGTCACTGTTCTTACCAGCATGGATAGCAACAATCTCAGCGAAATCGGCGTCCAGGCGAATGTGGGCCATCAGGTGGAACGTCTTGCAACTCTCGCGTCTCAATCCGGCCTTCGCGGTCTGGTCTGCTCTCCACTGGAAATAAATGCCCTGCGCCAGATTTTACCCGCGAGCATGCAACTGGTCACACCTGGCATCCGCACTGGTGCCGAGAAAGCAGACGATCAAAAACGCACGCTCACGCCCAAGGAGGCTTTAGCAGCAGGAGCCAACTGGTTGGTGATCGGTCGCCCCATCTACGCGTCGGAAAACCCAAGAGCTGCCGCAGAAAAGATTTTGACCTCCATTTCCTGA